TATCAGTCTACACTGGGATATTGTCACTACAAATAATTTCCAAGTGATATTAACAGGGATGGATTACAAATGATGTTGGTCACCATTCCACCTGGATCTTGACCCTACATGAACCATGTCGCAACTACACATAGGAGAGGTGGTCATGCATGTATTGAAGTTTAGAGAGTTATGGGGACAGCAGAGGCAGTTAACCCCTTAGACTTTGACAGAGAGATCCACTAACATACATGGTCACCTCTTAATCTCTTCTTGGTGTAATAGGATCACCAAATAATCACAAGGAGCAGTGCACGATGGAGGCTCCCTAGGTCTCCATGGTGGTGAAGATTCCATGGCATGTGTCTAATGTGCCCTCACTATATTCTAATTTTGATTCCTTATAATAATTGGTCACTGTGAATACAGCGAAGGATCCACGATAAAGGACATCAACTATGATTAATTTTAAAGCAGCCTAAAAAAAATTGTgatcagcatcattgtctgtaAATAAATATCATGGGGACATTTCCATAAAGAATTACtgcccacattccgactagacttgtccggcctaattcaattcacttgtattgagtgaagccgcgcacatctagttggcatgtgaccgcatttatgcaaatcacatacttatggTCATGCACCTGCCTACTCACAGTGCTCGCACAGATAACCATGACATTACTCACACTGTGCGCTGTaatgattcacaagtctgcagtcacgtaagatttagccccaagcctggacaacccttttaaagcttTTTTCCTATCCCTCCTGCCTATTGAAGTCGCCATCCATTTTGAAAAATCAGCTAAATCCGTCTTAGTCAAAGCAAGACAGACTACCAGCAGAGTGAGACATGTTACACAGCCTATTATATCCATCAAGAGGTGAGGAAGAGTGAGCGCAGAGGGATATACGGGTACACAGACTGATAATGCTGCGGCTTCCTACAAAATGATTTTCCTTTTCTGAGAAATggattcacagatacactgctcagtactatcgTATAATGTCTTCAAGGTGTCCCCTGCTTTTGTATGTGTGCTATGTAGATAAATTAGGAGGCATCCCTCAAGTCTGTGAGTACTGTGTGTGTATGGAAGATATCATAGCAGCTGGTCTTTACCTACTAGCTCAGAGAGAATTGATAGAGAGAAgactggtgaaaaatgcagcacaCAAGTCACATACACATACAGTAATGGTCAAAAACAGAGTTTTTCCTCATGCATACACACAAGACAGCGTATACTGGAAAGTTACTTGAAATGACAAGTCCACTTTATTGATAACTTATGCAAGTGTATTGTACTAATGGACTGTTTTagtatttttttgccatttttctaGTTTTACACTTTTATCATCAGGTAGAGGAGTATACAAAACCTCTGTGATTGAGAAAATAAGCATAAATGATTGATTATCACTATGAAATACACGATTATAGGAAACAAATGTAAAAAACACATTTAGTAGCCGGAAAGTGCGGGTAAGCTAATTCTGTATTTTAAAGTCAGGTGTCCACCTCTTAACCCATTGTCAGATTAATATTCCCTGTATCCATGGCAGATGGAGCATCAGGGAGATGTAATGTATTACCTGTCGGAGTGCCGCGTGTGTTATAAACCTTTCCAGAAAGCTGTTTACACTTTTGGTTAATGGTCTCTTGGGTTAACATAGTAGTTTTGAAATGTGTTCAACCCCGAGAGTTACAGTCATTTTTCTCTAATTCCTACTTGACATTTAGACTTATTTTGCTTTTAACAGTAAACTCTTTCATTTGTGCTTACAGGAGGACAACTGTGGTGTACGACTACCAAGTCTATCGCTGAGGGCGAGGAGTTAATTGCCTTTGTGGTGGATTTTGACTCAAGGCTACAAGCTGCCACTCAAATGACTCTTACTGAGGGAATGTATCCAGCTCGTTTGTTGGACTCGATACAACTGCTTCCTCAACAAGCAGCAATGGCGTCTATCTTGCCTACAGCCATTGTCAACAGTAGGTGTCACATACTCTACTGGATCTTTGaaattttggaaatattttttaaCAGACGTAGATATATTTAAAACTGTATTAATGGGATGGAAGTAGATTTTAATGCCAACGACTTCTTGGAAAGGCAAAATTATAACGAGCAAAACTGTTCTACTTACAAAATGTTAGAATTGTGAGAAACCAAAAATATGAGATCTGTCATTTACAACGAGACCTGTTTTTTATATATCTGCATTTTGAGTAGTTTGTAAAATAATTGACCAGATAGAAACCTGAACACAAAACTCTTAGATGAGGAATCAAGTCACACAAAGAAATTGTGACCGCACATGACGAGTGCTCCGAATTTCATGGCGATTGATGCCGGTTTGGTACTTTTTGTAAGCCATTTTAACATGAATAAAAATAGTAAGCGATGTCTATAACTCTCTGAGCCCAGCAGTGGAGGCATCACTTTATTGTGGCATTGAATGTTTAAGGGGTTGATAAATTGGTTTTAGGACTTGATAATAACATATAATGTGACTCCATAAATGTACAAATTTTCGAACAGTGGGGCAAAGTAAATGAGGGGAATTGGGGTAGCTCAATTACAAAAACAGAAACTTTAAATTAGTTTTTCCATTTGTTGTTTAATTCACAGAAGATATCTTCCCTTGCAAATCCTGCGGCATTTGGTACAGAAGTGAACGCAACCTGCAAGCTCACCTTATGTACTACTGTAGTGGTCGCCAGAGGGAACCATCTCAGCTACCTGAGGACAATGAAGACAGTTCCCAGCAGTTGTCCAGTGCCTGTCCATTCCCACAGTGCACAAAAAGTTTTTCTACCACTAGAGCTCTAGAAATGCACTTAAATTCTCACACAGGTAAGTGTATCATGAAGGTTTATGATGGTTACACATAAAAACAATGGCTTAACACACCTCCGAGTTGGTTTTGAGTCACAAATTCTGAGCAAGGGGATCCTAGCATGCCCACCGGTGCTCCCTTGATGGAAATTCTGAGCCATGTGATCCTATTAATTATCAATCTGGGTGTGCCTAAAGAATGTTGTCTTGAGCATTTATATACTGTTGCAGTTATCAGTGTAAATAATGTTTGTAGGGATTGGTCAAGGAATATGGGAAAGTAGCTACTTGCCTAAGGCACCATTTAaaccatttaaagcaccactccattgtTTTAGGGTTTTTTTCGGCGCTTAAGTGGTGCTACAAATCTAAGGTCCTCCacgctagtcttatacttacctacTGCCGTCTTCACATTTTAACAGTGCTGCTCTGGTCCCACTGCATCATCTTGTGACCTCAATTTCCGGAGGTCAGAAGTAAAAGTCACAAGTGCTCAATATAAGTATGAGAGTCAcaacaaggctctcatagatttacattAAAAATTGATTTCCAGCTCGCTTCAGCACACACTGGAGCGATCCAGAAAGTCACAACTCTTCTGAAGACCGACAGGATAGGTGCTCATAGTAGGTGATGATGGCGGTGCGTAAGTACAAGACTAGGGACCTTCGATTAGAAGCACCACGCCAGTGCTGCAATTAATAAaactgctggagtggtgttttaagttaTGATATAAGGGGGTGACATTGACTTAAGAACCCCCACAGCCAGTGTGCACCTTATTCCATATAACCAAGACTCATCTCCCTCTTATAGATGCCCCTCTACATTCAAGGCGGTTCTTAGGATTGTAATATATAAATATGTGCATTTTCTGCAGTTAGTGCATGAAAGAAGGGCCTGGAGTATATGCAGATGGACAtctacacagtgtgtgtgtgtgactgtagtGTGTGTTTGTGAGTGAGTGACTGGGGTGTGTGCTGGTGTACAatgcatgtgcaatgtgtatgtgAGACTGGAATGTGTCCAGGGGTGCAGGGTGCGGTGACAACTGGTAAATTAACCAACTGCTGGGACCCTCACTTATTATTAGAATAAGGGACCACAAGTCTTCAAGATGTGCTTGATTGGCTGGGGTTCAAATGCTGGGACCACTGCTGATCATCAGAATGGAGTGCAATGGCCCCCCTTATACTCGTAGCAGCAGGATCATGGTTATTAGGAATTTAAAAGGATCGGCACTCCACCACTCCATTCTATGTTGCTTACAAACAAGACATGAAGGTACCCCATTGGATTCCAGAGGCCAGAACCACACTAGCACTTATTACCTAACCAATACTTCCACATGGATACCAGAAAGTGTGTATGTGTGCTGAATGTGTGTACAGATTGTTTGCTGGCTTGTGGAGAGTGCGGGTGTTTGTAgaatatatactctatatactgtagaaaCGCAGAGTGTTGATAGGATCAATTGCAATATTTTCTTGTGGTCCAATGTTTTTGGCTTATTGTACAAATTGGGTATCCCCATTGTAAGGAAAACTAATGTACATATGACAACTATTGAACCAAACTTCGGAGGTGGGGGGGCACAATGAATACTTGTGCTTCTCCAACCACTAAATGTACGTATGTGTAGGTATGCACTGATGATGTTCCATGATGCACCAGAAACTGAACTATAGTTTCGTAAGTATCCCTTTAATTTTTGTAGCACAGGAATATAAGCAATGGAAGCAAAAATACTGCAATATACTTTATATATTCACACAAGCTCCTGTAGATTATAGGTGAATTCTGAAGGGCTTATCAGTGGATCATTCTGAGATTAGCCTATTTCATGGGGATTCTTCTAACCACAAGAGATTAATAGTGGCTGCAGACTGTAATTATCTTTTCAGCTTGTTTTTAATTTCCATTGTCCAATGCagaaatattagcaatcaaagtatctgGCAATGAATGAGTTAATATTAATTAACtcaaagtgggtgttatcagatacacttcactgggggtgtgtacttttccagttgctatcactgggggcttaTACTAtttcctgtatgagttgctatcattggGGTCCTGCACTTCTCCCtgcatgagttgctatcactgggagtGTGTACTTCTTTCTGTATGAGCTTTATCACTGGGGACCTGTACTACTTGTCCCTGTATgagctccctgtatgagttgctatcactgggggaatGTATTTCTGATCCCTGTGTCAATTGCTGGACTTCTTCTTCCTGTATAAATTGTTATCAATAGGGGAATGTCCTTTTCCCTGTATGTGTTGCTATTACTAGGCTGAATGTACAGTACCTtttttccctgtatgagttgctgtcACCGGAGGGAAgttgtacttctccctgtatgagatgCTATCACAGGGGGCATGCACTTCTCCCTGTTTTATGTTTCTGTCACTGGAGCACTGGGGTGTGTTCTTCTTTTccctatgagttgctatcactgggggcgtttACGTCtctctgtatgagttgctatcactggtgaAAATGTACTTTTTCTCCCTATATAAGTTGCTATCACTGGGATGTgcccttcttctccctgtatgaattgctattagtgatgagcgaacgtgctcagataaggtgttatctgcgcaCGCTCGGGTGCTATCAGAGTATCTCCGGCGTGCTCAAATTCTATGTTTGAGTCACCGCagatgcatgtctcatggctgtttgacagcagcaagacatacagggattgcctgttcttaggcaatccctgcatgtgttgcagctgtctaacagctgcaacacatgcagcacaacaactAGAATATAGTATAAAGGCATGATGAAGATACTTGAGTGTGCTCAGTAAACACCATATctgagcactttcgctcatcactagttattactgGGGCAAATGTACTTtttttccctgtatgagttgctatcactgggggaaaTGTTCCttttctctctctatgtgtttttaTCACTGAAACTTGTGCGTCTTCTctgtgtatgagttgctatcactgggggcatgaaTTTCTTCTCGTTGTAAGAGTTACTATTACTGGGGgcgtgcacttctccctgtatgagttgttatcactgggggcgtgtccttcttctccctgtatgagttgttatcactgggggcgtgtccttcttctccctgtatgagttgttatcactgggagcgtgtccttcttctccctgtatgagttgttatcactgggggcgtgtccttcttctccctgtatgagtttttATCACTGGGGGTGTGTCCTTCTTCCCCCTGTATGAGTCGCTATCACTGGGGCATGTACTTCTCCCTTTATGAGttgcttcttctccctgtatgagttgttatcattgGGGGAATGTATTTCTTGTCCCTGTATGAGTTGGTATCTGATAACTTTTGTTAAGTAGGTTTTaagtcattaggtgccaaatactttattTTCTAAAATCTCTGCACTGCAGAGGAgaaattaaataaaacaaaacaaaaaaactccaAACTGCAGCCACTTTACATCATATGTCCAGTTCAGCAAGAAAAATTTGGTTAATAGTTCTCTTTAATCTTTAATCAATCAAAAGAGATGGGAAAGTTTTGTTATTTTGGCTGTTGGTGAAGACAGCATTCTTTTAGTGATTTCTATTTTTTACTATATAAAATGGCCAAGTTGACAAATGTCATGTGAGAGGTGTATATAACTTTGAAAGCCTGATGAGATCACAGAAGTTTTATTTCCAtgggaaataaaattaaaaataaatggaCAAGAgaaactgaacacatcctgatttcCAGATTTTGACAAAACACAGATAGACAATGAGTATTTAATAATGACAATATAAACCAGGCCATTGAAAGAATGGTTGTTCTAATAGATCTACATCAATGCTCATGATATGACATTTATGTAGTTTATTACTTCTTCTACCACTCCAGTATAACATAATGTTTAACGATCCTGATACACATTAGACAAAAGTCATCAACCTGATGATTTTGGTGGGATCTACCAACCTTCTAATGTTTAAGGGGGTCTCCTGACTGTTTGACCAAAAAATTTGTTAGGTGACATAAGGATCTGCTGGTTGATTTACATTCATGCGATCCTTTTTGTTTGGATGGGAGATGTGCTGCCAGATGATCCTGTCTCTTCCATAGAGGACACAGGAGCATTGGCCAAGACAACACACAAAGTAAaccagttaggctggtttcacacttgcgtagggcatagctgcggagggctgcgtacttcctcgtaTGTCCTCCGCTAAGCCTCGCCCATTGCCACACCTCTTCTATTTAGCTCCGCCTACATTAGTATTTAACATTAGGCACACAGGACATgcgaatgtatgcagatgcctccgcatgcgtcgttatgATGCTGCGCCAAACtgtgtcgaacgcaacatgttgcattttgttgtggtcagCGTAGcgtatccaatgttaaagataggtacagcaGGACACAtgccgatgtaggcggagctgaatggaagaggtgtggcagtgggcagggcttaacggaggaagtacgagGAAGTGCGCAGTCCTCCGCAGCTATGCCCTacgtaagtgtgaaaccagcctaagaaataTGGTAAAAAAGTGTGTTTTTGTCTCTGTAttattcctgccaagagatgcagaagtggtgcagaaatttctgcaccaaacacTTAACAAGGAAAAAATATTCAATGTGTGCCTTGGACTTCAGAAATTTCATTCATTTTGCTTGTAGTAGGAAAATCCTACAGGGTTTGTGACAAAACTGCACAGAAAAAATGcggcaaaaacacaacaaaaaatctATTTTTCCACTAACTTGGACTTAAGTCACACAAAATCAATTAGGTGCTGTTTGGTCGTAGGCAGCACAAACCTCTTGACATAATGTCCCAACTGATTAACAACTAAAGGTATTAAAAAAGAGTACAGTTTGGGTCCATCCGCATTCTGCATCTTGTGTTGTGTGATAAAGCACAGTCCATTTTGCTTTTCAATACAACCACATAAGTGTAAGTGCAGATCTAAGCATAAATGTATCATTGGGCCCATAAATAGGTCACTTTGCTTAGATGTCACATATCAGAAATCCTCAATATTGGACAGATTTTCTTGCATTCATTAGCGACAGAACAACAGAATGACACATTGTATCAAACCCGTTGGGACATGCAATGACTTCCAACGTTAAACCATATCTCTGCTGTGCGATGAAAGATCAGCaagatttatttatgtatttacatTTTTCCATCTTTTGCAGGTGTTAAAGTTGAGGATTTCCTTCCCCCCGGGGCCAGTCTGAAATGTACAGTTTGCAACTACACAGCCGAATCTGTGATTAACTTCCACAAACACCTGTTCTCTCATCTTACTCAAGCTGCCTTTAGATGCAATCAGTGCCATTTTGGCTTTCAAACTCAGAGGGAACTCCTACAACACCAGGAGCTTCATGTCCCTGGAAGTAAACTACAACGGGAAGCTGACACTGAAcattctcctggtgccagcgaagcaAATGCACAACAGACGCCAGAACTGCTGAATAAAAATGAACTTCTACGGAGCCAAAAGACTGTGCAGAATAAAGACGCAAGCTCAGACAGTGAACTGGAAAAGAGTGAAAAGAAACCCAATCTTTTCCTCGCCAATCAGAGGCCAGAGGCAACAAACAAAAACGTTTTTTCATACACAAAAATTAAATCTGAGCCATCAAGCCCAAGGCTTGCTTCGTCGCCCGTACAACCCACCATTGGACCATCATTCCCAATGGGACCTTTCCTTTCCCAGTTTGCTTTCCCACATGATATTACAGTTGTTCCTCAAGCCTCAGAAATCCTTGCAAAGATGTCTGAACTGGTACATAGGAGGCTACGACATGGCAGCAATAGCTACCCTCCAGTAATTTACAGCCCCTTGATGCCAAAAGGGGCTACCTGCTTTGAGTGCAACATCACATTTAATAATTTGGACAATTATTTAGTACATAAGAAACACTATTGCAATAGTCGGTGGCAGCACATAACCAAGACAGCAGACTTCTCTAGTGTTGCAGAGAAGATAACAGAAGCTGTAAGTCCAACCAATGCCCAAAATTCTGTAAACCTCCTAAACCCTCCTTTACCTTCTACTGAAGCTGATAACCAGCTGATTCCAACATCCTGCATTACCTCAGGCAATGTGTTAGATTTGTTAGGGTCCAATATTAAGTCAAGGGACAGTAAAGACTTTGTGGCTGATGTTAAAAAACTAGCAAATGCCAGTGGCAATGATGAGAAAATGAATGGAAAACCCAATGACGTTACAAACACCACTACTCCTCAACTGGAGGCGGACAACAGTGACCCAAACAAAACCACCTGCGAGGCTTGTAATATCACTTTTAGTAGACACGAGACCTTTATGGTTCATAAACAGTACTACTGTGCCACTCGTCATGACCCACCATTAAAAAGATCCGCAAATAACAAAGTGCCTGCCCTGCAGAGAACTATGCGTACAAGGAAGAGAAGAAAGATGTATGAGATGTGTCTGCCCGAACATGACCAGAGGCAACAGCTAGTCCAACAGCATTTTCTACAAGTAGCTAATCTTGGAAACCCATGTACATCTGCTCAAGAGTCAGCAGAGGGGCTCGGGGACTGCTATCACCCCAGGTGCGATATCTTTCCAGGAGTTGTTCCAAAGCATTTGGAAACATCACTTTCAATTAGTAAATGTGTTCCAGTGGTGAAATGTGAAACTTCGCACTCAAGCCTTTCCTCCCTGGAGATGGATGCTCCTATAGACCTCAGTAAAAAATGCATAACACAATCAGATAGGGTATCCACATCCCCAAAAAGGCTTCTGGACTATCATGAAtgcacagtatgtaaaatagggtttAATAAAGTGGAAAACTACCTTACTCATAAGCAAAACTTCTGTCCTGTGACAGCAAGCAAACGCAAC
This is a stretch of genomic DNA from Ranitomeya variabilis isolate aRanVar5 chromosome 6, aRanVar5.hap1, whole genome shotgun sequence. It encodes these proteins:
- the ZFPM2 gene encoding zinc finger protein ZFPM2 isoform X2; this translates as MTCEDVEYFCNKANEEGGHETTELDGEATSDKTLQAGTVADGWDGPGELEAFQKDGERRIQSRQQLPVGTTWGPFAGKMDLNNDNNILKTKAPVPLVLTDGPKWLLDVTWQGVEDSKNNCIVYNKGGQLWCTTTKSIAEGEELIAFVVDFDSRLQAATQMTLTEGMYPARLLDSIQLLPQQAAMASILPTAIVNKDIFPCKSCGIWYRSERNLQAHLMYYCSGRQREPSQLPEDNEDSSQQLSSACPFPQCTKSFSTTRALEMHLNSHTGVKVEDFLPPGASLKCTVCNYTAESVINFHKHLFSHLTQAAFRCNQCHFGFQTQRELLQHQELHVPGSKLQREADTEHSPGASEANAQQTPELLNKNELLRSQKTVQNKDASSDSELEKSEKKPNLFLANQRPEATNKNVFSYTKIKSEPSSPRLASSPVQPTIGPSFPMGPFLSQFAFPHDITVVPQASEILAKMSELVHRRLRHGSNSYPPVIYSPLMPKGATCFECNITFNNLDNYLVHKKHYCNSRWQHITKTADFSSVAEKITEAVSPTNAQNSVNLLNPPLPSTEADNQLIPTSCITSGNVLDLLGSNIKSRDSKDFVADVKKLANASGNDEKMNGKPNDVTNTTTPQLEADNSDPNKTTCEACNITFSRHETFMVHKQYYCATRHDPPLKRSANNKVPALQRTMRTRKRRKMYEMCLPEHDQRQQLVQQHFLQVANLGNPCTSAQESAEGLGDCYHPRCDIFPGVVPKHLETSLSISKCVPVVKCETSHSSLSSLEMDAPIDLSKKCITQSDRVSTSPKRLLDYHECTVCKIGFNKVENYLTHKQNFCPVTASKRNDIGNLEGKVFPNAENERSSPDGNFERTIIKCEKNRTSKQSSPNGNLFSSHLATLQGLKVFSEAAQLIATKEENKNAFFPQCLYPGAIKKARGADQLSPYYGIKPSDYISGSLVIHNADLDQSTNVGSESPKSQIPSNGCSLLKKESLPLLPKNRGMVIVNGGLKQEDRPPVVNSQQENISQNLPQEDGCKSPSWASEKPLTANENVSPSTPAAEDQVSSLTKSLNGSGTAAAGGKYCRLCDIQFNNLSNFITHKKFYCSSHAAEHVK
- the ZFPM2 gene encoding zinc finger protein ZFPM2 isoform X1 — protein: MSRRKQSKPRQIKRPLEDAIEDEDEDCVSEENDIITKEDFPLEESFTAEFEPENMTCEDVEYFCNKANEEGGHETTELDGEATSDKTLQAGTVADGWDGPGELEAFQKDGERRIQSRQQLPVGTTWGPFAGKMDLNNDNNILKTKAPVPLVLTDGPKWLLDVTWQGVEDSKNNCIVYNKGGQLWCTTTKSIAEGEELIAFVVDFDSRLQAATQMTLTEGMYPARLLDSIQLLPQQAAMASILPTAIVNKDIFPCKSCGIWYRSERNLQAHLMYYCSGRQREPSQLPEDNEDSSQQLSSACPFPQCTKSFSTTRALEMHLNSHTGVKVEDFLPPGASLKCTVCNYTAESVINFHKHLFSHLTQAAFRCNQCHFGFQTQRELLQHQELHVPGSKLQREADTEHSPGASEANAQQTPELLNKNELLRSQKTVQNKDASSDSELEKSEKKPNLFLANQRPEATNKNVFSYTKIKSEPSSPRLASSPVQPTIGPSFPMGPFLSQFAFPHDITVVPQASEILAKMSELVHRRLRHGSNSYPPVIYSPLMPKGATCFECNITFNNLDNYLVHKKHYCNSRWQHITKTADFSSVAEKITEAVSPTNAQNSVNLLNPPLPSTEADNQLIPTSCITSGNVLDLLGSNIKSRDSKDFVADVKKLANASGNDEKMNGKPNDVTNTTTPQLEADNSDPNKTTCEACNITFSRHETFMVHKQYYCATRHDPPLKRSANNKVPALQRTMRTRKRRKMYEMCLPEHDQRQQLVQQHFLQVANLGNPCTSAQESAEGLGDCYHPRCDIFPGVVPKHLETSLSISKCVPVVKCETSHSSLSSLEMDAPIDLSKKCITQSDRVSTSPKRLLDYHECTVCKIGFNKVENYLTHKQNFCPVTASKRNDIGNLEGKVFPNAENERSSPDGNFERTIIKCEKNRTSKQSSPNGNLFSSHLATLQGLKVFSEAAQLIATKEENKNAFFPQCLYPGAIKKARGADQLSPYYGIKPSDYISGSLVIHNADLDQSTNVGSESPKSQIPSNGCSLLKKESLPLLPKNRGMVIVNGGLKQEDRPPVVNSQQENISQNLPQEDGCKSPSWASEKPLTANENVSPSTPAAEDQVSSLTKSLNGSGTAAAGGKYCRLCDIQFNNLSNFITHKKFYCSSHAAEHVK